The Vigna radiata var. radiata cultivar VC1973A chromosome 6, Vradiata_ver6, whole genome shotgun sequence DNA segment ATTGTGATTGCCATATTTTTACCTGATTAGAGAGAAAAAGTGAACGACTGTAGTAAAAGTAGCGAGTAAAAGGTATGTCTGAAACTGTCAAAGGACCACTATTTATAGCCAAATTTTTTGAAACTGCCAATCGCATCACACCGTTCAATTGAAGCACGATCAAGGCCCCAGATTACAGGACTGTTACGCTTCTCGATAGCGTCGCCTGTAAAAACCCGACACGTGTCacctcattttcattttctcgcCTAAACTTTCCACGCTACGGTAAAAATCGCCGCAGCATGAAACGGCAAACCCCGAGCGCCACCCGCGGCAACGTCCGTCCACCCCACAACTAAACCCTACGACTTAACGTCTAGGGCTTGAGGGGCCTGATGTACTAGGGACCACCGGTCGGCCATCTGAAATAGAATCGGACGGTCTACTGGCCAAGACAAACCAGTCTATTGAAGACATCTAAATGGAAGCAGGCAACTATCCCTGTAAGACGGCCGACCAGCGTGATTGAAAGGAACCGGACGGTAAGATGCAGACGGTCTGCATGATTGAGGTAAGGCCAAGGTAATTAGGATAATTACATGCTTAAAGTGATTGGGCTGtgattgggccttgattaaggTTGCCTTAATACTAGGCCCATATCCAGcactataaatacatgttaGAGGTACCGGGTAAGTAGGTTCATTTATTACGCATTTACTTCTGAATTCAGACATCCGGTCGGATAGCCTAACTAACTTAAGCATCGGAGtacctttggcaggtaccctCCAGGCGCATCGAACATAGGAGAAGGTGGACTGTTGGAGGATAGATTTCGGGATTAGTGGATGGCCTAAGAAGAAGAAATTGTATAGGTTTAGTGACTCGGCTTCACCGGAACATTTTCTATGCTAAAAGTAATTGTaagtaaatatttgttttgaactaattacatatttacaacaaatatttatgtaattatttaataagcCCCCATTCCATTTCAAATGTCATTATTATATACGaattatcaattcaatatatatcaAAAATAGATTGTCAAATcagtatatatattattttctacccATTTAACATTATGTATTGTGAAAGGCTGAGATCTGTGGTTTGGATCTTGCTGGGGCCAAAGCTAGCCTTCAATATTGACAATTGAACACAAACCAAGACAGTGAAATCTGAAGACAGCAACTTTACTTGTAATCATGCATTGGGAGAAAGACTTTGAGGTAGCTCTGTTTCTGGGCAACCATTCTtgttcttttccctttcttgttTCATTTCACCATAGAAATATGACACAAACCCCCAAAGAGACAGCACCAAAGCAACCCCTTTCTCTGCCTCAAAATTTTCTTTGTATACGATAACACCCAAAACTTCAGTCACTGGAAGAAAAGCAGCAATTATAATTCCTGAAAACAAAGACGAGGAGCAAAAGATAACCCCTATTGCTCCCAAGAAGAAGAACTGCCACATTATTGCACTCCCCACTAGCACAACATAGTACTTGGTTTCGCCAAGTTCATAGTCTTTTGCTTCTCGCGAAATcacctaaaaaaaataaccacACTTATTTTCTCAACTAACGCACATTATTATTAGACCACTAATATTCACAATTTAAATGTAtgatttataagaaaaaaagaagaggaaattCAATTGGTTTCATGAgttttaataacttttagttaattaaaagaCACatgaaaagaatttaattaaaatataaagtcaaTACACAAATATTTGAGTAAATAGTGAGAATTTATTTATACTGTAATTACACtgacatttaataatttttatagtaaatATCTTCAAGCTTTATATACTATATTCCTTTTTAGTTTAATGACATGCACAAACAATTATTGTAAAAcgctttttttattttctttcttatgcAAAATATAGTCTAAAAAATTTACTTAGGAATAAAAAATCAAGCTTTTTGTAGATCTTATCTAATAATCACATGTTGTATAGAAagaatacataaaattaaagtGTTAAAAAATTGTGGGAGAGTTGAGTGATGGATAATTTTCCAaccaaaaacagagaaaaagcTTATCCAAACCTTGAAGTCATTATTGATGAGCATGCCAAGGGTGCAGAACAAGGTAGCAAAGAAGCACATCACAAGCTGAATCTCCATCACAAGAGAGTACGTAACGCGCTGCTTGCTCCGTTTGTACACCAACTCCATCAACGGCAGGACCAATCCGTACAGCGCCGCAGCCGCCAGAATCATAACGAAACCGATCACGTACTGCCGCGTGGACTCGCCTGGCGGACGGTCTCCACCGGAACGCAGCGCCAGCACCACCGCTGCGATGGTGAGAAGCACGATGGCGTTGACGGAGTACACCGTGAACCTGTGCCTAACGAGGAGGAAGGCAAAGACGGCGGTGAAGGCGAGGTGCGAGGCTTGGATAAGGGAGGAAGTGGAGACGGGAAGGCGCGCTATGCCGCAGGCGTAGAGGTAGTCGTCGAGGCCGGTGAGGATTCCGATAACGGCGGAGGCGATAAAGAGAGGGAGTTTGATAGAGACGAGGTTAGGTTTTGGTGAATGATGAAAATTGGGATGAAGGTGAGAGATTGTTAAGGGAATGAGAATGAGAGGGAAAGCGGCGGTTTCGAGGAAGCTGGAGAGCCAGATTCGGTTGCCGCCGTGGATGAAGTAGAGACGCATTACGAGGGGGCCACCGGAAGTGCCTAGCGCTAGAAGAACCGAGTTTAGTAGTAGGAGCACTCTCTTCATGCTTCTTTTTCTcgctttcttttctcttcttcttcctctcttacTAACATACATaagtttctttctttgtttttggtatGATGTTTGTGTGACAATAATGGATGTTTTCAGACAGTGATAGCTTGACCAGTATGTAAGACAAGTGGAgttcatttataaatttctataatgtatatttttaagaatcatgatattttgacaattgtttttaacaacttttttacaacaggacatgtcatcactttattggtttatttgaatttatgtttaaaaaaatatttgaaacggaccaatcactaGTATAGAAAAGGCTTTAgatatatgttattttgggcttttaacgtcttttaaacaaccgacgtcattaccggtgacgtcaatgggacgtcggacatcCATACACCAGATGTCTATACaaacgtcagttagtgccacgtccgacgtcactaaacgtcgcTGTAGGCCTAACCCGACATCTAAAGGCACTATATCGACGTCGGACAAAgcattaaccgacatctaagagcacataaagacgTCGTCTaatgtcactatagacgtcggtctatgcattaaccgacgtctaacatagtcattgtgttttagtgcaattttgtttctgtctttggatagcctagtagcacactctgtctttgctagtttctccCGAAAAAAAGCTttcgtcttttgaatttctcatgacatttcaacccaaaaccgaacctggattcttgcttagttccattttcaaccgcaagagggaaaaattacggtgaaacgctaactaggcaacgacccagggtcgtttttgggtcgaaacgccacaagaaatccaaaagacgccgctttttttgggaggcagctagctaaggcagaatgtggtactacattaccccaagagaggaacaagactacactaaaacacaacacaaggaaaacaaattttaatcagttgaaccagaagataatcgatgaaagagtaatataatcggactgaacaaagtttaaacggtttaaataaaaaaggagaggaggaagacgatgatgttatcaAAAACTtgaatgcaatgccgcaagagagaaaaaggagaggaggaagacgatgatgttatcagaaactAATGCAATACCGCGAAACTgcgagtctgcggtttatttaacatgaaatgagGCGTCGGTTGCTGCagaaaccgacatctatagtgATCTAGACGTcagttatctcactaatatgacatccaagataacttttaatctgcctTTTGAATGCACATTAGACGTCGGACACACGGGGCGTTGACGTCTACGGTGCTGATtggattgacgtttcatttcctgtcaaGGAAGTAGATGACGATTGTcctggggcgccgacgtctataacgtTTTAGACGTTGGCGTGTTACTGGACGTCGAAGTGCCTGCGAGTTTGGTGAATAgcattaattacaggcacataaaTGTCGCTCACCCAGAAAGTCGACATCTATTTTGCAGAAATTgatgtcttcccgccttccagacaggccatagacgtcggtttcttaCTACGTGAAGAACATTAATTGCAGTCAGGTAGACGTCAGGCCCCCATCACAACCAACGTCAATGGAGCAGAAAAGACtctcttctcgcctacctcagaC contains these protein-coding regions:
- the LOC106764151 gene encoding purine permease 1, producing the protein MNSTCLTYWSSYHCLKTSIIVTQTSYQKQRKKLMYVSKRGRRREKKARKRSMKRVLLLLNSVLLALGTSGGPLVMRLYFIHGGNRIWLSSFLETAAFPLILIPLTISHLHPNFHHSPKPNLVSIKLPLFIASAVIGILTGLDDYLYACGIARLPVSTSSLIQASHLAFTAVFAFLLVRHRFTVYSVNAIVLLTIAAVVLALRSGGDRPPGESTRQYVIGFVMILAAAALYGLVLPLMELVYKRSKQRVTYSLVMEIQLVMCFFATLFCTLGMLINNDFKVISREAKDYELGETKYYVVLVGSAIMWQFFFLGAIGVIFCSSSLFSGIIIAAFLPVTEVLGVIVYKENFEAEKGVALVLSLWGFVSYFYGEMKQEREKNKNGCPETELPQSLSPNA